Below is a window of Drosophila nasuta strain 15112-1781.00 chromosome X, ASM2355853v1, whole genome shotgun sequence DNA.
CATTCCTCCAAACCATCAACACGAGGATGCTGGTGGCCAACATGGACTGTGCCCACGAGCCCACCATGGAAGGTCTCTACGAGAAATCCCAGATCATTGAGCGTGGCGGACGCAAGATCGGCCTTATTGGCGTCATTCTGGAAACAACCTACGTAAGTGAGACTGGGTAGGAAAAGTTCACTCCCATAGCTCACACTCTTCTCGTTCATTTAGGATCTGGCCAACACGGGTAAACTGATCTTCCGCAACGAGAGCGATGCCATACGCGAAGAAGCAGCGCTGCTGAAAGAGCAGGGAGCCAACATCATCATTGTGATCTCGCATTGTGGTTACGAAGTGGATCAGACTATTGCCGCCGTTGCTGGTGATGTTATCGACGTCATTGTTGGTTCCCACTCCCATACCTTCCTCTATACGGGCACGCCTCCTGGTCCAGATACGCCCAGGGGCAACTATCCCACCGAGGTGGTTCATCAGAGCGGACATCGTGTGCTCATTGTCCAGGCGGGCGCGTATGCTAAGTACGTGGGCAACCTGACCGTCTACTTCGATGACGAGGGCAACGTCGTTGACTTTGAGGGTGCCCCACTCTATATGGGCGCTGATGTACCCGAAGGTAAGTCCCCTTTCCTTCCAACAACTTGCCATCCCACATCCAATAATTAATGTGTAGGCGGGGCCATAGATAATGGTAAACATATGATAGAGTCACTTGTTCGTCCCGAGCTTACGTCAGGTTCGGTAGTTTTATCTGTAGATCTTATGCAGTCCGCTCTGAAGTGCCCTCAGGGCCTAGCTAACTGGTAGCTGGATCTCCTACAGATTTATAGCTCCCTTTTTCcctttcaattttaaaaatatcccCCAAAGTCCCCTCGTAGTTTCTTTAGGGTTTACTTCAGATCCCTGATTATCCAGCTAACACTCCTCACATCGGTTTTTCCTTGACGCAGACGAAGAAATTGTCGAAGCAATGCAGCCCTGGCAGGAAATCATGGACGAGACCGGCAAGGTGATCATAGGACGCACTGTGGTCGATCTCACCAAGGCCGACTGCAGCGATCGGGAGTGCAATCTGGGCAACTTCGTTTGCGACTCAATGGTGCACTCAGTAAGTCACGACTTTGCCTCACACAAAACAAGTCCTCAGTTCCACGTCTTCACTTGCAGTTCACGGGACTAACGCCATTTGATCAGACAGCCTGGACAAATGTATCGATTGCCTTGGCGGCCACAGGAGGAATGCGTGTTCCCTTGCCCCGAGGAAGTAAGTATAACAAACCCAAAAGAATAAAGTGGAACCAGAGAAAAACCAAGACTCTACTTCGCAGATCTGTCCTATGCCCACTTGGTTAGCATGTCGCCGTTTGGCAATCTTCTGATTGCCTTCAATACGCCCGGACAGAAGATTGTCGATGCCCTGGAGTTTGGAGCGagtaaaattgattttgaaaataacGTGTCTACCTCATACATCTTTTTGCAAGTGGCTGGCCTTAAGGTCACCTATGATTTCACCAAGCCTGTTAACGAACGCGTCATCTCGGTGCTCGTTCGCTGCGCCGATTGTCCTGTGCCGCTTTACGAACCTCTGGAACCTACCAAAATTTATCGCGCGGTTGCACCCGACTTTTTGTTTAACGGTGGCGATGGCTACACAATGTTCGCCGATGCCACGGATGTCCAGTAAGCCATCTAATGTTTTCTATATTTAGCTGAATAAAGCcaattcattttctttcatttacaGACCGGGAGCTATAGATCTGGATGCCCTCATCTCGTACACCGAGAACAACACTCCCATCTACACGGGTCGCGAAGGCCGCATCACTGTGCTGTAGAACCTGCCTTGCTCTTCCTCAATGGATTGTTAgctcattatttttttttattcttattaaatACAT
It encodes the following:
- the LOC132797284 gene encoding apyrase; the encoded protein is MATTSNLVICTLLVLFVGLLGSIAAQERFPLSLIHINDFHARFEATDTSGGICAEGTECIGGYARTVYTVKQLLEQQKDQNPIYINAGDSFQGTLWYNIGRWNVTQQFLNMLPADVMTLGNHEFDHGVEGVVPFLQTINTRMLVANMDCAHEPTMEGLYEKSQIIERGGRKIGLIGVILETTYDLANTGKLIFRNESDAIREEAALLKEQGANIIIVISHCGYEVDQTIAAVAGDVIDVIVGSHSHTFLYTGTPPGPDTPRGNYPTEVVHQSGHRVLIVQAGAYAKYVGNLTVYFDDEGNVVDFEGAPLYMGADVPEDEEIVEAMQPWQEIMDETGKVIIGRTVVDLTKADCSDRECNLGNFVCDSMVHSFTGLTPFDQTAWTNVSIALAATGGMRVPLPRGNLSYAHLVSMSPFGNLLIAFNTPGQKIVDALEFGASKIDFENNVSTSYIFLQVAGLKVTYDFTKPVNERVISVLVRCADCPVPLYEPLEPTKIYRAVAPDFLFNGGDGYTMFADATDVQPGAIDLDALISYTENNTPIYTGREGRITVL